From the genome of Leptospira brenneri:
AAAAACTCACGTTTTATCATTTTGGATGATTCTGCGAAGAAGTGGAAACCTGGTAGACAGTCCTAAATTCTAGTTCATTTGCTGAAAGATTTGGTTCTATCCATAGAGAATGGATGCCTGGATCTATTACATTCCAAATCTCATCAGGTACTTGATTTCGTAATGAATTTGGTAGGGTGAAGTTGAATCCTAAATAAGGTAATAGATATTCATCACTCTTAGTTTCTAGCAAATACCCAAGAAAACTATAATATACCTTCCCTAAGCTTTTGTCTTCGTGTTTGTCTCTTGTTTTGATGTACATTTCAGCAAACTTAGGGAAAGGAGCTTTGAATTCTTTTTTTGTGAATTGGTAGTTGATCGTTTTGAGATAACCGATGCGAAAATAGAGTTTGATTTCCCCATCATAAGTAAGAATATGCGAATTTGGTAATAATTTTGGATCTAGATCCAAATTCATGCTGATCTTTATAAATCCTAAATTCAACCAAACGATAGAAACAGGAGTTCTCCATAAACGATTCCAAAGTTTAAAAAAGAAGTTGGTATTCTTTTTTTTATTTTTAGAATCAATCTGATCCAGTAGAATTTCCGTTAGTTGGTGTTTTTTGTTTTGGTAATACCAGTTTGGCAAAAGAAATGCCACAAGTCCTTGCCAAAACGGAAGAGACAGTTTCAAATCAAGAATCAAACTAGATTTACCAAGAGGTAAAGGTGTCGATTTCCATTCCATCACGACCGCTGGACGAAAAAAAGAAAATCTTTGATCTTCCCATTCTAAACAGATTTGTTTCAACTCTGTCTCTGGCATAGGGAGATGCTCTAAAGAAATAGAGATGGGAAGTGTTTTTGGGAATTTCCGCATTTTTTATTCCAATCGGTCGATCTAAGATAACAAGATGACTGATTTAGCATTTGAGAACCAAAATTTTTTATGGGGAAATGAAGCAGGCCCCGTTCGTATCCTTTCCGAATACCTCCATCCAAAAACAGAATTCCAATCTCATGGAATCACAGACACCATTGTCGTATTTGGATCTGCAAGAATTCCTTCTCCAGAATCTCCAAAATCAAACCCACCAACACCTTTAGATGATTTGAGTTCTTATTATGCAGAGGCCACAACTTTTGCGAAATTGATTTCTGAGTGGGCAAAAACTTTAAAATCAGAACGCCCTGGCCGTAATCTCAATATATGCACTGGTGGGGGACCTGGAATTATGGAAGCGGGGAACCGCGGGGCAAGAGAAGCAGGAGCCAAGTCTGTGGCCCTCAACATTGTCCTCCCTCATGAACAACATGTGAATCCTTATGTGGATCCAGAACTTGCTTTCGAGTTTCATTATTTTTTTATGAGAAAACTTTGGTTTATGAAGGCTTGCCGCGGGATGATTGCCTTTCCCGGTGGATTTGGTACCTTTGATGAACTTTTCGAAACTCTGACTCTCGTCCAAACGGGAAAAAAATCTAAAATTCCGATTCTACTGTATGGGA
Proteins encoded in this window:
- a CDS encoding TIGR00730 family Rossman fold protein is translated as MTDLAFENQNFLWGNEAGPVRILSEYLHPKTEFQSHGITDTIVVFGSARIPSPESPKSNPPTPLDDLSSYYAEATTFAKLISEWAKTLKSERPGRNLNICTGGGPGIMEAGNRGAREAGAKSVALNIVLPHEQHVNPYVDPELAFEFHYFFMRKLWFMKACRGMIAFPGGFGTFDELFETLTLVQTGKKSKIPILLYGKAFWTEVINFKKLAEMRLISEGDLDLFGFADSPEEALRFFQEKIRFELTQSTGTKT